The following coding sequences lie in one Rutidosis leptorrhynchoides isolate AG116_Rl617_1_P2 chromosome 4, CSIRO_AGI_Rlap_v1, whole genome shotgun sequence genomic window:
- the LOC139844768 gene encoding basic endochitinase-like, with amino-acid sequence MNPYLLLLSTTLLILLALASISEAGDLVVYWGQDEREGRLTDTCRSGKYKIVNIAFLSTFGNGQTPQINLAGHCDPANNGCQTVSRAIHNCQEVGVKVMLSIGGSTNTYSLSSADDAKKLADYIWNNFLGGQSNSRPLGDAVLDGVDFDIEQGETHYAVLARSLLDHGQQGGKKVYLTAAPQCPFPDAKLGNALNTHLFDYVWVQFYNNPQCEYKSEDFNSFMSSWRQWTSSLSSSKIFIGLPASTSNECAGSGHIPRQELISKVLPFVKQSGNYGGVMLWNRYFDNVSGYGDAIKSSV; translated from the coding sequence ATGAACCCTTACTTACTACTTCTGTCCACCACTCTCTTGATCTTGTTAGCCTTAGCCTCGATATCCGAGGCCGGCGATCTCGTAGTATACTGGGGTCAAGATGAAAGAGAGGGTAGGCTCACAGACACGTGTCGATCTGGAAAATACAAAATCGTTAACATTGCTTTCCTCTCTACATTTGGCAATGGCCAAACTCCTCAAATAAACCTCGCTGGTCATTGCGATCCAGCCAACAACGGGTGCCAAACGGTTAGCCGAGCCATTCACAATTGTCAAGAAGTCGGTGTCAAAGTCATGCTCTCGATAGGTGGTTCAACCAACACTTATTCGTTGTCGTCAGCTGATGATGCCAAAAAGTTAGCAGATTATATATGGAACAACTTTCTTGGTGGTCAATCGAATTCAAGACCACTTGGTGATGCTGTTTTAGATGGTGTTGATTTCGATATAGAACAGGGTGAGACTCATTATGCTGTTCTTGCTAGAAGCTTACTTGACCATGGTCAACAAGGTGGTAAAAAGGTTTACTTGACTGCAGCACCACAATGTCCATTTCCAGATGCAAAACTTGGAAATGCACTAAATACTCACTTGTTTGATTATGTTTGGGTCCAGTTTTATAATAATCCTCAATGTGAGTATAAATCTGAGGATTTTAACAGTTTTATGAGCTCGTGGCGTCAGTGGACGTCATCATTGTCTTCTAGTAAAATATTTATTGGACTACCAGCTTCAACATCGAACGAGTGTGCGGGAAGTGGTCATATTCCAAGGCAAGAATTGATATCTAAAGTTTTACCGTTTGTTAAGCAGTCTGGAAACTATGGAGGTGTTATGCTCTGGAATCGATATTTCGATAATGTTTCAGGGTATGGTGATGCTATTAAGAGCAGCGTTTAA